A genomic region of Silurus meridionalis isolate SWU-2019-XX chromosome 7, ASM1480568v1, whole genome shotgun sequence contains the following coding sequences:
- the dkk1b gene encoding dickkopf-related protein 1b: MSLLAFSATCFALLTCATASAVLHNTNAIKFGPAAASASPDVLPLENGEQNLAIDSAQPHVCTADSECGREEFCFLSRAACLQCKKRRKRCIRDAMCCPGNHCSNGVCQANDPDLVLQAGVEDLVLISSQREENATMVQQTKTVKVVTQSTPQNKGLEGESCLRSSDCSEGLCCARHFWSKICKPVLKEGQVCTKHKRKGTHALEIFQRCDCGEDLSCRMQKGDLSKASRSLHTCQRH; this comes from the exons ATGTCGCTCTTGGCGTTTTCCGCCACGTGCTTCGCTCTGCTCACGTGTGCAACCGCCAGCGCTGTGCTGCACAACACCAACGCCATCAAGTTTGGTCCAGCTGCGGCCAGCGCGAGTCCAGATGTGCTCCCGTTGGAGAACGGGGAGCAGAATTTAGCCATCGATTCAGCGCAG CCGCACGTGTGCACGGCGGACTCAGAGTGCGGGCGTGAGGAGTTCTGCTTCCTTTCACGTGCCGCGTGCCTTCAGTGCAAGAAACGCCGAAAGCGTTGCATCCGGGACGCCATGTGCTGTCCGGGCAACCACTGCAGCAACG GAGTATGCCAAGCAAATGACCCAGACCTGGTTCTCCAAGcaggagtagaagatcttgtgCTCATCAGCAGTCAGCGTGAGGAAAACGCTACCATGGTCCAGCAAACCAAAACTGTCAAAGTGGTCACCCAAAGTACACCTCAAAACAAAG GTCTGGAAGGAGAGAGCTGCCTGAGATCTTCGGACTGCAGCGAGGGTCTGTGCTGTGCCCGTCACTTTTGGTCCAAGATCTGCAAGCCGGTGCTGAAAGAAGGACAGGTGTGCACGAAGCATAAGCGGAAAGGCACTCACGCTCTGGAGATCTTCCAGCGGTGTGACTGCGGGGAGGATCTGAGCTGCAGGATGCAGAAAGGAGATCTCAGCAAGGCTTCAAGAAGCCTTCATACATGTCAGAGACACTAA